One Bacteroidota bacterium DNA window includes the following coding sequences:
- a CDS encoding T9SS type A sorting domain-containing protein, with protein KSETKIQSINLYNSLGKLVLEIQDLSAKNYELNKQVKGIYFLRIGLIDGNKIIEKIVFE; from the coding sequence TAAATCTGAAACAAAAATTCAATCTATTAATTTATATAATTCCTTAGGTAAATTAGTTTTAGAAATTCAGGATTTAAGTGCAAAAAATTATGAATTGAACAAGCAAGTAAAAGGAATTTACTTTTTGAGAATTGGACTAATTGATGGAAATAAAATTATAGAAAAAATTGTTTTCGAATAA